One region of Mucilaginibacter gotjawali genomic DNA includes:
- a CDS encoding ATP-binding protein, which yields MISQEELTKILPALEADRIEKTISKNDADKFGEAICSFCNDMANHQGPGYLIIGANDDGSLNGTTVDEQLMQTLLSYRTDGRIVPPPAMVVSKFTYPTGDVAVVEVQPSKVPPVRYKGKVCIRIGPRKGTANEAEERILSEKRSTFARSFDTQPTYGSAIDDISIDIFKINYLPTAIDNETLIANGREIKEQLSSLKFFDLRADVPTNAGILLFGKNPRFYLSGAYIQYVRFTGEDEVSDFDYEYRFEGDLTTQMKVIDDFIKSQIVKRVQMKLGEEYETAYPASAVQELLYNAIIHRDYQSNAPIKFYEFSNRIEITNPGGLYGDARPENFPNKNDYRNPTLAEAAKNLGFINSFNVGVKRAIAALRKNGSPDPIFILDQPTSFGVIIYKKL from the coding sequence ATGATATCACAAGAAGAACTAACTAAAATATTACCTGCATTAGAAGCGGATCGAATCGAAAAAACAATTTCAAAAAATGACGCGGATAAATTTGGGGAAGCAATATGTTCTTTCTGTAACGACATGGCAAACCACCAAGGGCCGGGATATTTGATTATTGGCGCAAACGACGATGGAAGTTTAAACGGCACCACCGTTGATGAACAACTGATGCAGACATTACTTTCTTATCGGACTGATGGGCGTATTGTTCCACCTCCAGCAATGGTTGTTTCCAAATTCACTTATCCAACCGGCGATGTAGCGGTCGTTGAAGTTCAACCTTCAAAAGTCCCACCTGTAAGATATAAAGGAAAGGTTTGTATAAGAATTGGCCCAAGAAAAGGAACTGCTAATGAAGCGGAAGAGCGCATTTTAAGTGAAAAACGATCAACTTTTGCAAGATCTTTTGATACTCAGCCAACTTATGGAAGTGCTATTGATGATATTAGCATAGATATTTTCAAAATTAATTATTTGCCTACAGCTATTGATAACGAAACTTTAATTGCAAATGGAAGAGAAATTAAAGAGCAATTATCATCTTTGAAATTTTTTGACTTACGGGCAGATGTTCCGACAAATGCGGGAATACTGTTATTTGGCAAGAACCCTCGATTTTATTTAAGTGGTGCATATATTCAATATGTCAGATTTACCGGAGAGGACGAAGTTAGCGATTTCGATTATGAGTATCGGTTTGAAGGTGATTTAACTACACAAATGAAAGTCATTGACGATTTTATTAAATCTCAAATTGTAAAAAGGGTACAGATGAAACTTGGAGAAGAGTATGAAACGGCTTACCCCGCATCTGCAGTTCAGGAATTGCTCTACAATGCAATAATTCACCGGGATTATCAATCCAATGCACCTATAAAATTCTATGAATTTAGTAACAGGATAGAAATAACGAATCCAGGAGGTTTATATGGGGATGCTCGTCCTGAAAATTTCCCCAATAAAAATGACTATCGAAACCCAACGTTAGCGGAGGCCGCAAAAAATTTAGGGTTCATAAACAGTTTCAATGTTGGTGTTAAAAGAGCAATTGCAGCATTAAGAAAAAATGGATCCCCTGATCCAATATTTATTTTAGACCAGCCGACAAGTTTTGGGGTTATCATTTATAAAAAACTATAA
- a CDS encoding ParA family protein — MKTIAFFNNKGGVGKTTLVYHFTYMLAEQGYKCLAVDLDPQTNLTSMFLSDERLVEIYDNESSRPTILESIKPLNRGIGDIQPVHIERVSDNIGLIAGDLELSLFEDKLSSNWGNCLNSDEAAFRVISSFYRIIKEANERWEADFNIIDIGPNFGAINRATLIAADFVVVPMAADLFSLQGLKNLGNRLGTWQAEWEDRSSRNPEPSLDLPTGSITPIGYVVMQHGIKESRPVKSYLKWANRIPNVFRKFVLKMNGELEISVNDDEYCLALLKHYHSLIPMAMEARKPIFLLKPSDGAIGAHLGAVRSSYEDFLALTNKIILQTVLY, encoded by the coding sequence ATGAAGACGATCGCTTTTTTTAATAATAAAGGTGGAGTAGGCAAAACTACTTTAGTTTATCATTTTACTTATATGCTTGCTGAACAAGGTTATAAATGCCTTGCTGTTGATTTAGATCCTCAAACAAATTTAACGTCAATGTTTTTATCTGACGAACGTTTAGTGGAGATATACGACAATGAATCCTCACGACCGACAATTCTTGAAAGTATAAAACCGCTAAATAGAGGTATCGGCGATATTCAGCCAGTACACATTGAGCGGGTAAGCGACAATATAGGTTTGATAGCTGGTGATTTGGAACTATCCCTTTTTGAAGATAAATTAAGCAGTAATTGGGGAAATTGCCTTAACAGTGACGAAGCCGCTTTCAGGGTAATTTCTTCTTTTTACAGAATTATTAAGGAAGCCAACGAACGTTGGGAAGCTGACTTTAATATTATTGATATAGGACCAAATTTTGGGGCGATCAATCGGGCGACCTTAATTGCAGCTGATTTCGTTGTTGTTCCAATGGCCGCTGATCTATTTTCTTTACAAGGTTTAAAAAATCTCGGTAACAGATTAGGCACCTGGCAGGCAGAGTGGGAAGACCGATCCAGTAGAAATCCCGAACCATCTTTAGACTTACCGACAGGTTCTATTACCCCAATAGGATATGTCGTTATGCAACACGGAATTAAAGAAAGCAGACCTGTAAAATCATATTTAAAATGGGCAAATAGGATTCCAAACGTATTTCGCAAATTTGTTTTAAAGATGAACGGCGAACTTGAAATTAGCGTTAACGATGATGAGTATTGTTTAGCATTACTAAAACACTATCACAGCCTGATCCCAATGGCTATGGAGGCTAGGAAACCCATATTTCTACTAAAACCATCAGACGGCGCAATCGGGGCTCATTTGGGAGCTGTTAGAAGTAGTTATGAAGATTTCTTAGCTTTAACGAATAAAATAATTTTGCAAACTGTATTGTATTGA
- a CDS encoding NUDIX domain-containing protein — translation MLHPEENPWKTTSEQIVYDNPWIKLTEYQVINPSGNPGIYGKIHFKNIAIGVLPLDNDLNTYLVGQYRFALGQYSWEMPEGGGIIGIDPIESAKRELLEETGLKAEMWTEIQRLHLSNSVSDELSILFVARGLRQFEAEPEDTEQLMIKKLPLEQVYQMVCKGEITDAMTVAAVLKVKLLLIENKL, via the coding sequence ATGCTCCATCCCGAAGAAAACCCCTGGAAAACTACTTCCGAACAAATTGTTTACGATAACCCATGGATAAAATTAACTGAGTACCAGGTGATCAATCCATCCGGCAATCCTGGTATTTATGGCAAAATTCATTTTAAAAATATTGCTATCGGCGTTTTGCCGCTGGATAATGATTTGAACACTTACCTGGTGGGTCAGTACCGTTTTGCGTTAGGTCAATACAGTTGGGAAATGCCCGAAGGCGGCGGTATTATTGGTATTGACCCTATTGAGTCGGCCAAACGGGAACTACTGGAAGAGACCGGGCTAAAAGCTGAAATGTGGACGGAGATTCAGCGCCTGCACCTGTCCAATTCGGTAAGTGATGAATTAAGTATTTTATTTGTTGCCCGTGGCTTGCGGCAATTTGAAGCAGAACCCGAAGATACCGAGCAACTGATGATTAAAAAATTGCCGTTAGAGCAGGTTTACCAAATGGTTTGTAAAGGCGAGATCACTGATGCCATGACCGTAGCTGCAGTTTTAAAAGTAAAATTACTGCTGATTGAAAACAAGCTGTAA
- a CDS encoding lysophospholipid acyltransferase family protein yields MALLIFQPIQWFCYKVFGYAAHKRSVDILNLCLLRTIYLAGNTVVFTNKQNLPQGRPIIFLANHQSMFDIPPLIYYLRKYHAKFISKIELTKGIPSISFNLKYGGGANIDRKDSRQSISEIIKLATKMKENNWSAVIFPEGTRSKDGKVKTFQVGGIATILKKCPNALLVPIAIKNTWKITQYGYYPLYSFTRMTWDVLEPIEPNGQPMEDLVKEAENRIKAYLHQI; encoded by the coding sequence TTGGCGCTGCTTATTTTTCAGCCCATTCAATGGTTTTGTTATAAAGTTTTCGGCTATGCAGCGCACAAAAGGTCTGTTGACATTTTAAATCTTTGCCTGCTAAGAACAATTTACCTGGCGGGAAATACGGTTGTTTTTACCAATAAACAAAACCTGCCGCAGGGCCGGCCGATCATTTTTCTGGCGAATCATCAAAGTATGTTTGATATTCCGCCGCTGATTTATTACCTGCGCAAATACCACGCGAAATTCATTTCAAAAATTGAATTGACCAAAGGCATTCCCTCCATATCCTTTAATTTAAAATACGGCGGCGGCGCCAATATCGACCGGAAAGACTCGCGCCAGTCAATCTCTGAGATCATTAAGCTGGCAACCAAAATGAAGGAAAACAACTGGTCGGCTGTTATTTTCCCGGAAGGCACCCGCTCAAAAGACGGCAAGGTAAAAACATTCCAGGTTGGCGGTATCGCCACCATACTTAAAAAGTGCCCCAATGCTTTGTTGGTTCCTATCGCGATCAAAAATACCTGGAAAATAACCCAATACGGGTATTATCCCCTCTACTCTTTTACAAGAATGACCTGGGATGTGCTTGAGCCTATTGAACCCAACGGGCAACCGATGGAAGACCTGGTAAAAGAGGCGGAAAACAGGATAAAAGCGTATCTTCATCAAATTTAA
- a CDS encoding TraB/GumN family protein — translation MMKKTCCLIFCFLVFAGCNWSNRPKYKRIALDNSLLWKISGNGLASPSYLYGTDHLIGGNFLDTLPYVMQKFKQCKAVATEADLDSEPLEYKSHIFLKHDSLSHLFTPDEFSEIDRTLTRFLPWPLLKFNHLKPVYVYDELSGFISERTASKTNHHLDRYFREEGRKIGDKIIGLETVKFHDSLLYDKPLDIQKKSLLYLVRHIDQVSKSRQTDFNLYHQQNLVGLEIETTSKIEFTSERMDGVIRARNNNWLRELPAIMKQQPTFIAVGAAHLLWDCGLINQLRLKGYTVKAVTF, via the coding sequence ATGATGAAGAAAACCTGCTGCCTTATTTTTTGCTTTTTGGTATTTGCCGGCTGCAACTGGTCAAATCGCCCAAAATATAAAAGGATAGCACTTGACAATAGTTTATTATGGAAGATCAGCGGTAACGGGCTTGCGTCTCCCTCCTACCTTTACGGCACAGACCATCTTATCGGCGGCAATTTTCTCGACACTTTACCTTACGTGATGCAGAAATTCAAACAATGTAAGGCGGTGGCTACCGAGGCGGATTTGGATAGTGAGCCTCTCGAATACAAATCGCATATTTTTCTCAAACATGACTCACTCAGCCATTTATTTACACCCGATGAATTTTCAGAAATCGACAGAACGCTAACACGCTTCCTGCCCTGGCCCCTTTTGAAATTCAACCATTTAAAACCGGTTTACGTCTATGATGAGTTGTCAGGCTTTATTTCAGAGAGAACCGCATCCAAAACAAATCATCATTTAGACCGATATTTTCGGGAGGAAGGCCGCAAAATTGGAGATAAAATCATTGGCCTTGAAACCGTTAAGTTTCATGACAGTTTGTTGTATGATAAACCGCTGGATATTCAAAAAAAATCCTTGCTGTATCTTGTAAGGCACATTGACCAGGTTAGCAAATCACGTCAAACAGATTTCAATCTGTATCATCAGCAAAACCTGGTTGGCCTTGAAATAGAGACAACCTCAAAGATAGAGTTCACTAGTGAACGAATGGATGGGGTTATAAGAGCCAGAAATAATAATTGGCTGCGAGAACTTCCTGCCATTATGAAACAGCAACCCACATTTATCGCCGTTGGCGCGGCACATTTGCTCTGGGATTGCGGCCTTATCAATCAGCTTCGACTAAAAGGATACACGGTTAAAGCAGTCACTTTCTAA
- a CDS encoding LytR/AlgR family response regulator transcription factor encodes MIRCIIVDDEPLALHVLEDYISKIPFLHLVKSTTNPIEALTLVQEKEADLVFLDVQMPELTGIQFLKIANGKAKVILTTAYPQYALEGYELDVIDYLLKPIAFDRFFKAVQKAQAVLQPAAAKPVAVAESSPQKPQQEFLSDFIFVKTEHKIQKVYLNDILFIEGLKDYISIFTAAERIITLQNMKKMEDALPTKYFMRVHKSYIVSINKIDSIERSRIFIGDKIIPVGDTYRDEFFKIIDGKNV; translated from the coding sequence ATGATCAGATGTATAATAGTTGATGACGAGCCTTTAGCACTGCATGTATTGGAAGATTATATATCCAAAATACCTTTTTTGCATTTGGTAAAATCTACAACCAACCCCATAGAGGCTTTAACATTGGTTCAGGAAAAAGAGGCCGACCTTGTTTTTTTGGATGTGCAAATGCCTGAACTTACGGGTATTCAATTTTTGAAGATAGCCAACGGCAAAGCCAAGGTAATATTAACCACTGCTTACCCGCAATACGCGCTGGAAGGCTATGAACTGGATGTAATAGATTATTTGTTAAAGCCGATAGCCTTCGACAGGTTTTTTAAGGCTGTACAAAAAGCCCAGGCCGTTTTGCAGCCCGCAGCTGCTAAACCCGTTGCCGTTGCAGAAAGCAGTCCGCAGAAACCGCAGCAGGAGTTTTTGAGTGATTTTATTTTTGTTAAAACCGAACACAAAATTCAAAAAGTCTATTTGAACGACATCCTGTTTATTGAAGGTTTGAAAGATTATATCTCCATTTTTACCGCTGCTGAAAGGATCATCACCCTGCAGAATATGAAAAAGATGGAAGATGCGTTACCCACTAAATATTTTATGAGGGTACACAAATCATATATTGTGTCTATCAATAAGATAGACAGTATTGAGCGCAGCCGTATTTTTATCGGCGACAAGATCATCCCCGTTGGTGATACCTACCGCGATGAGTTTTTCAAAATAATCGACGGAAAAAACGTGTAG
- a CDS encoding sensor histidine kinase — translation MRDKHHILSFSEYFLATIFTGLLFLIMSAALKFAIDWFLNERIQRDLENQRLSAELAFLKSQINPHFLFNSLNSIYSLAYQRSETTPEAILKLSEIMRYMLYECNDNKVDLEKELQYLQNYIDLQKIRFAGKAYIDYKISGTVDGQQIVPLLLITFIENAFKHGVANNPLTPIRLLIDVDDAHLHLYIQNKKHNNNVDASGGIGLNNVKRRLNLLYPGKYNLEIQDEEKTYTVELSLVL, via the coding sequence ATGCGCGATAAGCATCATATCCTAAGCTTTAGCGAATATTTTTTGGCGACCATATTTACAGGCTTGCTTTTTTTAATTATGAGCGCCGCTTTAAAGTTTGCAATAGACTGGTTTTTAAATGAACGAATACAAAGGGACCTTGAAAACCAGCGCCTGAGCGCCGAACTGGCTTTCCTGAAATCGCAGATCAACCCGCATTTTTTATTTAATTCATTAAACAGCATTTATTCGCTGGCTTATCAGCGATCCGAAACTACACCCGAGGCCATATTAAAGTTATCCGAAATTATGCGGTATATGCTTTATGAGTGTAATGACAACAAAGTCGATCTGGAAAAAGAACTGCAATATTTACAGAATTACATCGACCTCCAAAAAATAAGGTTTGCCGGCAAAGCATATATTGATTATAAAATATCAGGCACGGTAGATGGCCAGCAGATTGTACCTTTGCTTTTGATCACGTTCATTGAAAATGCCTTTAAACACGGGGTTGCCAATAATCCGCTTACCCCCATCCGGTTATTGATAGATGTTGACGATGCGCACCTGCATTTATACATCCAAAATAAAAAACACAACAATAATGTTGATGCCTCCGGCGGAATAGGGTTGAATAACGTAAAACGGAGGCTTAATCTGCTTTACCCGGGCAAATATAACCTGGAGATCCAGGATGAAGAAAAAACTTACACTGTTGAATTATCATTAGTTTTATAG
- a CDS encoding ABC transporter ATP-binding protein, which yields MVIATDKLTFNFGDQTVVKSLSLQVPEGSIYGFLGPNGAGKTTTIKLLMNLLKTQQGSIHIFDLELKSNRVKILSQIGSLIEQPAIYLHMSGRENLLNRALLLQVPESRVEEMLNLVHLTNAAHKKAGQYSLGMKQRLGIALALLSDPKLLILDEPTNGLDPNGIIEIRELLIKLVNIHQKTVFISSHLLGEIERMATHVGIINNGELLFQGSISELQTLSQPLIQVETDNTVDAANLLTRHNYEVTEVTDNYFFVPYTSKKQMGEMNALLNKNGYAVYSISKQQKDLEKLFLDITQTA from the coding sequence ATGGTAATCGCCACCGATAAACTGACATTTAATTTCGGCGACCAAACAGTAGTTAAATCACTGTCACTACAAGTTCCGGAAGGTAGCATTTACGGATTCCTGGGACCAAACGGCGCCGGTAAAACCACCACTATCAAATTGCTGATGAACCTGTTGAAAACACAGCAGGGCTCTATCCATATATTCGACCTGGAGCTGAAAAGCAACCGGGTTAAAATACTTTCGCAAATTGGCTCGCTGATTGAGCAGCCAGCCATATACCTGCACATGAGCGGCAGGGAAAACCTGCTTAACCGGGCTTTACTGCTACAGGTACCCGAAAGCCGCGTTGAGGAAATGCTGAACCTTGTGCATTTAACCAATGCGGCACATAAAAAAGCGGGGCAATATTCGCTGGGCATGAAACAACGCCTGGGGATTGCTTTGGCGCTTTTGAGCGACCCTAAATTGCTGATCCTTGATGAACCCACCAACGGCCTCGATCCCAACGGCATCATAGAGATCCGTGAATTGCTGATCAAACTGGTTAACATACACCAAAAAACAGTTTTTATATCAAGCCACCTGCTCGGCGAAATTGAACGCATGGCCACCCACGTGGGCATTATTAACAATGGCGAACTTTTATTCCAGGGAAGTATCAGCGAACTGCAAACCTTAAGCCAGCCATTGATCCAGGTGGAAACGGATAACACTGTGGATGCTGCCAACCTGTTAACCCGCCATAATTACGAGGTGACCGAGGTTACAGATAATTATTTTTTTGTGCCCTATACCAGCAAAAAACAAATGGGCGAAATGAATGCCTTACTGAATAAAAACGGCTATGCGGTTTACAGCATCAGCAAACAACAAAAAGACCTGGAGAAATTGTTTTTAGATATCACCCAAACTGCCTGA
- a CDS encoding ABC transporter permease, whose amino-acid sequence MQGFILSFRSEFYKTRKTMAFWSAILLPLLLCLLLLIGFYSKSDTMAKEPGYLLWLQFAGAILGIMGSLILPMLIVFIAYSVNSIEHKADTWKTLFSLPISKLSVFAAKYFYAFFLVFLCLALFVLFTLGFGNLLGAIKPSLRFTEYRIEVILTKVYFKLFLSSLGILSIQFLLSLLFRDFLKPMGIGFICTITGVLLAGNHWKHAYWFPYSHPMLAIQALLDGSHAKPGPAGMPVIEIDIFSKEIIISLTIAVAVFIAGYFIVLKKSVK is encoded by the coding sequence ATGCAAGGATTTATTTTATCATTCCGGTCTGAGTTTTATAAAACACGTAAGACGATGGCATTTTGGAGTGCTATTTTGCTACCATTGCTACTTTGTTTACTCTTATTGATTGGCTTCTACAGCAAAAGCGATACGATGGCGAAAGAGCCAGGATATCTGTTGTGGCTACAATTTGCCGGCGCAATTTTGGGCATTATGGGATCATTGATTTTGCCGATGCTGATCGTATTCATTGCCTATTCCGTAAACAGTATTGAACATAAGGCTGATACCTGGAAAACATTATTCAGCCTGCCCATATCAAAGCTGTCCGTTTTTGCTGCAAAATATTTTTATGCCTTCTTTTTAGTTTTTTTATGCCTCGCCCTGTTCGTTCTTTTTACGCTGGGCTTTGGTAATTTACTTGGCGCTATAAAACCATCTTTAAGATTTACCGAGTACCGTATAGAAGTTATTTTAACAAAAGTTTATTTTAAGCTTTTCCTTTCGTCACTTGGAATTTTGTCGATACAATTTTTATTAAGCCTGCTATTCCGCGATTTTTTAAAGCCGATGGGGATCGGGTTTATCTGTACCATTACCGGGGTTCTTTTAGCCGGGAACCATTGGAAACATGCCTATTGGTTTCCCTATTCGCACCCTATGCTGGCGATACAGGCGTTATTGGATGGCAGCCATGCTAAACCGGGCCCGGCGGGTATGCCAGTAATTGAGATTGACATTTTTTCAAAAGAAATAATCATAAGCCTCACCATCGCTGTCGCTGTTTTTATTGCAGGTTATTTTATTGTGCTGAAAAAGAGTGTGAAGTAG
- a CDS encoding M28 family peptidase — translation MKNLIFFIPIFLILQGNAQTTIKQDPAIKQMVDEVSFKNIEAIVRKLVSFKSRHTLSDTTSTTEGSGAARNWIKSEYERYAKESGGRMTVQFDTFTQPKSERVDKAVHLKNVLAILKGTDPKDTRVYIVSGHYDSRVTDVMNPNAVEPGANDDASGTAVSMELARVMAKSSFPATIIFMSVVGEEQGLYGSTNVAKRAKAENWNVDAMLNNDIVGNTHGMETDLKDNRSVRVFSEGVPSVAAGNQKDVASLIALGGENDSPSRELARYVKETGERYVDQLDVKLIYRRDRYLRGGDHVSFLLQGFTAVRFTEMNEDFTRQHQDIRAENGIDYGDLPDFVDYNYVQKVARMNLSVLANLASAPAEPQNVGMVTSGLTNKTTLKWEAPKTGKKPAGYYVLMRETISPFWEKKYFVTDITTTLAYSKDNYLFAVQSVDADGHESLPVFPKPVR, via the coding sequence ATGAAAAATTTGATATTTTTTATCCCTATATTTCTTATTTTACAGGGAAACGCCCAAACCACCATCAAGCAGGATCCGGCTATTAAGCAAATGGTTGATGAAGTTTCCTTCAAAAATATTGAGGCGATTGTGCGCAAACTGGTGAGTTTTAAATCCAGGCATACTTTAAGCGATACCACCAGTACCACCGAAGGTAGTGGCGCGGCCCGCAATTGGATAAAATCCGAATATGAAAGATATGCAAAGGAATCTGGCGGCAGGATGACCGTGCAGTTTGATACGTTTACCCAGCCTAAAAGCGAAAGGGTTGATAAAGCTGTGCATCTTAAAAATGTGCTGGCTATTTTAAAAGGAACCGACCCTAAAGATACCCGCGTCTATATCGTTTCCGGTCACTATGATTCCCGCGTAACCGATGTGATGAACCCGAATGCCGTTGAGCCGGGGGCAAATGATGATGCTTCGGGTACGGCCGTATCAATGGAACTGGCGCGGGTGATGGCGAAAAGCTCATTCCCTGCGACTATTATTTTCATGTCGGTAGTAGGCGAGGAGCAGGGCCTGTATGGCTCAACCAATGTGGCCAAACGGGCTAAAGCGGAGAACTGGAACGTAGACGCCATGCTGAACAATGATATTGTAGGTAATACCCACGGTATGGAAACGGATTTAAAAGATAACCGCAGCGTAAGGGTATTCAGCGAAGGCGTTCCCTCCGTAGCCGCCGGCAATCAAAAAGACGTAGCCTCCCTGATTGCTTTAGGCGGAGAAAACGACAGCCCATCTAGAGAGTTGGCAAGGTATGTGAAAGAAACCGGCGAGCGTTATGTCGACCAGCTGGATGTAAAACTCATCTACCGCCGCGACCGTTACCTGCGCGGCGGCGACCATGTTTCATTCCTGTTACAAGGCTTTACAGCAGTGCGCTTTACCGAAATGAACGAAGATTTTACCCGCCAGCACCAGGACATCCGCGCAGAAAATGGAATTGATTATGGCGACCTGCCCGATTTTGTGGATTACAACTATGTGCAAAAAGTAGCGCGGATGAATCTTTCCGTTCTGGCTAACCTTGCCAGCGCACCCGCCGAACCACAAAATGTCGGTATGGTAACCAGCGGCTTAACCAATAAAACCACCCTAAAATGGGAGGCTCCAAAAACCGGCAAAAAGCCGGCGGGTTATTATGTATTAATGCGCGAAACCATTAGTCCATTTTGGGAGAAGAAATATTTTGTAACAGATATCACCACAACGCTGGCTTATTCAAAAGATAATTACCTTTTTGCGGTACAATCCGTTGACGCGGATGGGCACGAGAGTTTGCCGGTGTTTCCGAAACCGGTGAGGTAG